The Bremerella cremea genome includes a window with the following:
- the ybeY gene encoding rRNA maturation RNase YbeY, which yields MSSSYEIDITNRQSEFPIPDQLFHQAVQAVFSGEGFPRGEVGIAVVDNAEIHEFNVRFLQHDYPTDVITFPMDQAEDFLSGEIMLSAQYAAEEAKQHAWTIEKEMTLYVVHGCLHLAGYDDHEDHDRAEMRRLEQHYLRQLGIEYDGQAAASGIPNQGAL from the coding sequence AATACCGGACCAACTCTTTCACCAAGCCGTCCAAGCCGTTTTCTCCGGCGAAGGTTTCCCACGCGGCGAAGTCGGGATCGCCGTGGTCGATAATGCGGAAATCCACGAGTTCAATGTCCGCTTTCTGCAGCACGACTACCCCACCGATGTGATCACCTTTCCCATGGATCAAGCCGAAGACTTCCTTTCCGGCGAGATCATGCTCAGTGCTCAGTATGCGGCTGAGGAAGCAAAGCAACATGCTTGGACCATTGAAAAGGAAATGACCCTGTACGTTGTCCACGGCTGCTTACATCTAGCAGGATACGACGATCACGAAGATCATGATCGGGCCGAAATGCGACGCTTAGAACAGCATTACTTGCGGCAACTAGGCATCGAGTACGATGGGCAAGCCGCTGCGTCCGGTATCCCTAATCAAGGAGCTTTGTAA